The segment GTTTGCTGCGGCGTAGTGTGGTAAAGCTTGTGGTGGGCATCGTGTTGATCAGCCAGGGCGCGAACCTACTCGTGTTTGCCTCTGGTGGGCTCTTACCCGGCTTTCCTGCGCTTATCGAACCGACCGAAAAACTTCCGCCCGAAGTCTACGGCGATCCCTTGCCACAGGCGATGGTCCTCACCGCGATCGTGATCGGGTTTGGCCTAACAGCATTCATGCTGGCTCTGGTGTTTCGTGCCTATGAGGCAGTTGGAGACGACGATATCAACGCTTTCAACAAGACCGATACGTGAACGGCCTGACGACACTTTTACCCATACTTATTCCATTGATTGGAGCGATTGCCCTGCTGTTTGGCTACAAGTCTCTGATCTGGCAGCGCATGGGCGGCTTGATGGCGTCGATAGCTACCTTCGTGGGGTCGCTCGTGCTGCTTTGGGAAACGGATCAGGCTGGAATTTTGGTGCTACAGGTCGGCGGTTGGGAAGCGCCGTTCGGTATTAGTTTGGTCGCTGACCGCCTGAGTGCGGTCATGGTGGCAGTCTCATCCTTTATGGGAGCTGCAGTCGCTGCCTATTCTTTGAGTGATATCGACGAAGGGCGCATGCGGCGTTTTTATTTTCCCCTCTACCTCATCCTTTTGTTTGGAGTGAATGGGGCCTTTTTGACGGGCGATCTTTTCAATCTGTATGTCTGGTTTGAAGTCATGCTCATCGCGTCCTTTGTTTTGACCGTGCTGGGCGGTGAAAAAGCCGAGCTAGAGGGAGGCTTGAAGTATGTGGCGCTGAACCTTCTGGCTTCGGCGATGTTCCTGATAGGGGCGGGTATTATATACGGTAAACTGGGCACGCTCAATATGGCGGATATCGCTCAAGCGCTGATTGAGACCGATGATGCGGAGTGGGTGATCAGCAGCTCGATGCTGTTGTTGGCAGCGTTTGGTGTGAAGGCCGGAATTTTCCCGTTCTTTTTCTGGTTGCCGGCGTCGTATCACACACCGCCTGCTGCTGTATCGGCTATCTTTGCCGGATTGCTTACCAAGGTGGGCGTGTATGCGTTGATTCGTGCCTATACGCTCTTGTTCGCGCCTATCTTTGATGAGGTGCAGATGCTTCTTATCGTCTTGGCTGTGCTGACTATGGTGACCGGGGTTTTGGGTGCAGCGTCACATTTTGATATGCGCCGGATTCTCTCTTTCCACATCGTGAGCCAGATTGGTTATATGATCTTGGGTTTGGCGATCATGACGCCTTTGGCGCTGGCCGCTGCTATTTTTTACCTGGTCCACCATATCATCGTGAAGACGAATTTGTTTTTGGTGAGTGGAGTCGTCATGAAAATGAAGGGGTCGTGTGATCTGGCTAAGGTCGGCGGCCTCTACAAAGCGGCGCCATGGCTCGCTGTGTTGTTTTTTATTCCCGCTTTTTCGCTTGGAGGAATTCCGCCGTTGTCCGGGTTTTGGGCGAAATTTGCAGTCGTTAAAGCGGGATTGGATGAGGGTGCTTGGTTTTCTGTCGGCGCGGCCTTGTTGGTCGGGGTATTGACCCTCTTTTCTATGACTAAGATCTGGGCCGAGGCTTTTTGGAAGGATCAACCGGAAGAACATCCTGAAGAGTCGGCAGGGCTGAGCCGAGTTGCCATGGCTTGGATGGTAGCCCCAGTGGTTATTATGTCTGTGTGCACAGTGTTGATCGGATTTTTTGGCGAGCCAATGTTGGCTTTCTCTGAGCGTGCAGCGGAACAGCTGTTGAACCCTGAAGCCTATATTACCGCGGTGTTGAACCCTGCGGTAGACGAACTTCCATGAGCCGGATCATCGCAAGTCTTTCGTTTTTTCTTTTCTATGTGAAGGAGGTTGTGACGTCGAATGTCCGTGTGGCGTATGACGTCTTGACGCCTACGCATCGCATGAAGCCCGGCGTCATCGAGCTGAGTATTGCAGGCATGACCGATACACAGGTGCTGGCGATGGCAAATCTGATCACGATGACACCGGGAACCTTGGGGCTCCATGTCTCGGAGGATAAGCAACGCTTGTTCTTGCACGTCATGTATCTCGATAAGTCTCCTCAAGAAACTGCCGCGGAATTGGAAGCTAGCTACGGAAAGAGAGTGCGCGATGTTTTTTGATGATTTGGGCTGGCCCTTAGCCATTGGTTTAGCAATCGCATCGGTGTTGATCATCGTCGCGTTGTTGCTTGGGTTATATCGATTAGCGAAAGGGCCGGACGTGTTTGATCGGGTGATGGCCTTGGAGCTTGTCAGTGGAACTTGCCTGTGTGCCATCGTTTTATTTGCTATACACTTTGACCAACCCGTTATGCTTGAAGTGGCCTTTGCGTTGGCTGTGATCGGCTTTCTCGGAGCTGTCGCGTTTGCGCGTTATCTGGAAAATGGAGGGTGCGAGTGATGGATATCGTGGTTGCTATATTGATCGTTCTGGGTGCGTTTTTTGCCTTTGTTGCTGCACTGGGTATCGTGCGCATGCCAGACCTTTACACGCGCATGCATGCAGCCACCAAAGCCGGCGCCTTTGGAGCCACCTTGTTGCTCCTTGCGGTTGTGCTGCATTTTCAGTCGGTTCGCACTACAGTGATGGCCGCGATTGTGATTGCGTTCTTCTACCTCACTGCCCCTGTAGCCGGGCAATCTCTGGGGCGTGCGGCTTATCGACGTAAAACGCCGCTCTGGGAAGAGACTCAGGTGGATCGCCTGGAAGAGACTGGCGAGATTGATCGGGATTCGTAGACAAAGACTGGGTGGATAGAGCCTGACCGCTGCGAGAAAAGCCCACAAGTTGGCATGTAGCGTGCCTCCTTGCATGGGTTCTGTCTTGCCAAGCGATTCCGAGGGAAATGATCTCGGAACCTTATATCTCTCTGTCTAGCTATGAATCCGTATCGATTAATTCTGTTTTTTGTCTGTTTGCTCTTGCCCAGCAGCTCGATTTTGTGGGCCGCTGGAGGTGGGGGCCATGGCAATCCTGATATCCATTTCCCGATCACTGAAGAGGAATATGCGGTAAAAGAAAGCCATAAGGCAGAGGAGTTGGGGCGGGAATTGACCTTGTTCGAGACGATTAAACTGCGGGCTGCGGCTGATCCTTTCAATGTAGTCGCAGCAGTCGTCTTCTTTCTCGCTGTCGTTCACACGTTCATGGCCGGGTATTTCAACAAACTTGCCCATAAATTTGAGCATGAGCACAAATACAAAGTCGCGGATGAGACACGTGTGTTCGTGGATGGTAAGAAACCGGTGAGTTTTCGAGCGACCCTCTTTCACTTTCTCGGCGAGGTTGAGGCGATTTTTGGGATCTGGTTGGTGCCATTATTGATCGCGATGGTGATGATGGAGCCGGACGGACTTACCGTAGCGGCGCATTATGTGGACACGCGTAATTACACTGAGCCCATCTTCGTTGTGATCATCATGGCCATCGCATCGAGTCGTCCAGTCGTGCAGATCGCGGAGAAATCGCTGCGGATGGTGGCGGGCTTGGGGAAACAGACTCCAGCGGCTTGGTGGCTTTCCATACTTATTGTGGCACCACTTCTGGGTTCGTTCATTACGGAACCCGCGGCGATGACGATCGCGGCGCTGCTGCTCGGTATGCAGTTTTACCGATTTAATCCTGCGCCGAAATTTAAGTATGCTACCCTCGGTCTTCTCTTTGTAAACGTGTCTGTTGGTGGCACTTTGACTCACTTTGCTGCCCCTCCTGTTTTGATGGTGGCGACAAAATGGCATTGGAACATGCCCTTCATGTTTACTCATTTCGGCTGGCGTGCGATTCTCGGAATTCTGATTAGTACCGCCCTGTATTACTTCATTTTCCGCAAACATTTCAAAGAGCTAGGGGAAAAGGCCAAGCAGACTGCATCCGAGAGCAGCGACGAGCCCGAACCAGAACCCGCGCCTACCTGGATTGTTTTGGTTCACTTGTTCTTTGTTGCATGGACGGTTCTCACACTGCACCACCCCGCATTCTTTGTCGGTGGTTTTCTATTCTTTCTGGCATTCACCATAGCCACTCAGCACCACCAATATGATATCAAACTCAAAAGCCCGCTGCTGGTTGGCTTTTTCCTGGCTGGTCTTGTCACGCATGGTGGCCTTCAAGGTTGGTGGATATCGCCAGTGCTCTCAGCGTTGAGCGAAATCCCACTCTTCATCGGGGCGACTGTATTGACGGCCTTCAACGATAATGCGGCCATTACCTTCCTTGCTTCTCAAGTTCCCGCCTTCAACCCAGATGTTGTCGTCAATGGGGTCCTCAAATCCAAAGAAGGGGCTGATCTCGTCCGGGCTCAGGTGCTCGAATATGCGGTGGTCGCAGGTGCCGTGACCGGGGGCGGACTTACTGTCATCGCCAACGCACCTAATCCAGCGGGCCAGAGTATCCTGAGTAAATACTTTGGAGACGGTGGTATAAGTCCGCTGGGCCTGCTCTTTGGAGCCCTTATACCCACACTGATAATGAGTGTCTGCTTTATCGTGCTGCCTCACTAGATGTTTCTTTGTTGAAAAGCGGAGTCCAGATATGGCTTCGTTTTTTAGTGCACTCTAAATAAAGGGACAGGTATTTATAAAGTTGACGCGCGGTGTTGTTTTCGCGATTTTCAACCTCATGAGATCTAGGCGTATTTATGGGTGGGGTGAAAGTGTGGTGTATCACTGTGTAACGCGGACTGTGAATGGGGAGATGTTGTTTGGAGGTAGCGAGAAGGAGATGATGCGGCGGATGCTGAGGCGGATAGCTGAGTTTTCTGGGGTGGAGGTGTTAACTTATGCGGTAATGTCGAACCATGTGCATGTCTTGGTGCGGGTTCATGAGGCGGCGAAGGCGGTGTCTGATGCTGAGCTGATTCGACGTTTTCGTCTGTTGTATCCGAAGCCTACGGAGTATCAGATGATGACGATCCAGGTTTTAGAGCAGGCACTGAGGGAGAACTCGGAACGGGGCCAGCAGATGCGGGAACAGTTGAAGGCGCGGATGGGGAATGTCTCTGAGTTTATGAAAACACTCAAGCAGCGGTTTTCGATTTGGTTTAATCGGACTCGGGGGCGCTTTGGCACTTTGTGGTGCGAACGTTTCAAGAGCTCGGTAATCCATGACTGCCCTGAGGTGCTCCAGGTTGTGGGGGCGTATATTGAGCTAAATCCAGTACGGGCTGGCTTAGTCGAGGATCCGAAGGATTATCGGTTTTGTGGTTATGCTGAGGCTTTAGCAGGTGATGCTGTCATGCGCGCTGGTGTGTGTTCGTTGGTCGGTGAGGCTTGTGCTAAAAATGCCTTAGCGACTTATCGTATGGTTATTTTTGGTAAGGGTGCTGTTCCCAAACGTCTTGGTGAAGGCTGGGTCATCCCTGAAGCCTCTTTTGATCAGGTAATGCAGGAGCAGGGACAGCTTCCGTTAGCTATTCTTCTTCGTCAGCGAATCCGATTCTTAACGGATGGTGCAGTGATTGGTTCTTCGCAATTTGTTAAGAGCTATATAACAGCCTGGAGTCAGCGGATTGGTGATCGGCGACGGCGAAAGCCGACTTCTTGCGATGAGGCCGTTTTATCTGAGTTGCATAGCTTTCGTAATACTCGGAAGAGCGAGAACCCTTGATCGAACTGCGCTCCTATCGCTCTATTGGTTCAATGCTTTACGAGCGGCGGGGCCATACAGGGGTGGCGTCCAGTTGTTGTCGTAGCGGAGTCGGTGGCGTTGATTCCACTCTGGGAATTCTGGGCATTCGAGTAGGATCTCTAGCTCGGTTACATTTTCGATGCGCGGGAGCAATACGGTGAAGCTTGGACCTTGGATGTTGGTGTTTTGATCATCACTTCCATTAAAATTCCAGGTGGATACGATGGTCTCGAAGGCGCCGATCTTAAGCTTATATTGGATGTCGGTTCGAGAGAGGGAGTCGTATTTATCGTTAAGCAGGAATACGTCGAGATCCATGGTTTCGCCGTTGTGCCAGAGGAATTTAGTAACGCGGCAACTCAAGGTGATGGGGCGACAAGCATTGGCTACTTCGGCCAATGCCGGCTTGGGGCGGGCAGGCCAGGAGATAAGGCTTTGATTTGCAGCAGTGGGCCAGGGTTCGTTGAAGCACCAGTTTATAGCCATGGCACAGCGTGGTTTTTGGCGGCGAGACTCTTCATAAATGAATTTCAATCCTTCGGCTTGTAGCCATTGCCCGCGGGCTACGAGTTGTTCGAGGCTGTGGCTTGGCCCAAAGTAATCATTTATGATCTGTTCGCATAACCAGGTATCTGGCATATATATCCATGCACCAAAGCCGTGATGGGCTTCCCATGCGGTGCCTGCCTTAGGAGGCCATAGCTCTTCTTCAGGTATAAATTCTTTAAGTATTTCAACTGATGCAGGGCTTGGGCAACCAAACTCAGTGTGTGCTGTGTGCTTCGATTCTATGAAGTGTCTGTAGACTTATTTACCTTCAATATCGCAGAAAACATAGTGGCCATGGCCCATGCCGGCTACCGGAGATGTCGGCAAGAATGGTGTGTCTGGATCGAGGTCATAGCACTGAGCGTTTAATAGCCGCAGAGCTTTGCTTTGATCCGTCATGCCGCTCCAGGAGTTAAACAGTTCGTTCCCTCCGCACCATAGGATGTTTGAGGTATGCTGTTTGACGCGCGAAATGATCGCCTCCGATTCTTGTTCGAGAATTTGAAGGTAATGCGGATCATCTTCGTAAGGTAGGCAGGCGAGTGTGAACTCTGACCAGACCATTAGCCCCATCTCGTCACAAAGATTATAAAATGACTCTTTGTTAACGATGCCTCCGCCCCAACATCGGATAATGTTAAAATTGGATTCTTTTGCGTAATCGAGGAGCGGCAAATAAGTCGCACGCGTGATTTTACCCGGAAAAATTTCCGGCGGCACCCAGTTCGTTCCTTTTGTGAAAATGGATCTACCGTTAATTTCTAGGGTGATGGGAGGATTACTCCGTGACTTCGGAAAGGCTTCTGGGCGATCCCATTCCTCTGGATTCATCACGAGCCGTATGGTCCGAAGGCCGACGCGTTGGGTATGCTTATCTAAGATGCTCCCGTCAGTATGTGTCAGGGTGAACTGGAGGGTATATAATGGCTGGTCACCATGATCGTAGGGCCACCAGAGTTTAATGTCTTTGAGATCAAATTTGAACGCGATGACTTCTTCTTCAGGGGCAATGCTGTGTTCTGCGATACGTTCTCCGTCTGGTGCGATTACTTCGGTTTTTAGGATAACACCATTTATCTCAGTGAGTTCTACCGTAGCCGTAACATGAGCGGTATGTCTGTGGCGATCTAGTGTGTAATCTACGTCAGCCTGGGTAAAGCGGCTGTGGCGATAGAACTCAATCACTGTGTCGTCCCAAATGCCGGAGGGTACGAGACGTGGGTGCCAATCCCATGAGTAGGCGCACGGAGGTTTACAGGTTCGGTCTGCTTGCCAGCGGTCTATTCCGTTTCGGTGCTGCTTGGGAATTGGGTGGATGTGTACTTTGAGGACATCGCCATGCTTCGCACCCACTTCGGTGAGGTTGATCAGAATTGGGCTGAACATCCCTTCACGCTTTTCCAATACGTTATCGTTTACGTAGATCTCCCAGGTATAGTCGATGCCTTTACAAGAGAACCAAGCTTCATGGTCTACCGGCATTTCGGAGAAGTCTAGTGTGGTCTGGTAGGTCCAAAACACATCCTCCATCCACATGTAATCTTTGTAGTTGTCAGCATACCAATAAGGTACCCATCCGTTCGCTCGGGCCCAGTCGAGCTGAACGGCTCCTGGGACGGTTGCAGGAACAAACGTTTCGGGAGTAGCATTATGCTCTTTGGCAAAACCGACGGTCCATGCTGGGTAGATCTTGTTCATGTGACGATTCGCTTCTGGATTCGTGATAGGGGTATCAACTCGCATTCTACATTACAATCTGAGCCGAATTTGGAAAGAACCTAAAGGTGCTGGGAAAACCAACTTCTGAGGATAGAGCGGCCATCGCGGTTTTCTTCATCATAGTCCTCTGGATGAAATTGAAACCCAACTATCGGCAGTGATGTATGCTGGAGGCCTTGAATTTCGCAGGCACCGCTGCGCGCGATTTGATGAAATGCTTTGGGGAGTGTTTTAACTTCCCAGTAGTGATGTTGGAATACGCGACTTTTGGCGGAGATGAGCGCACTTTTATGTGCGGGAGTTATCGAGCAAAACCCTGTTTCACGCGCTGCAGAATCAGGTATGACCGGATCGCGATGCTGATGTCGGGTCGGATCGGACTTTCCCATCGGGCCGAGTTTTGATCCAAAAGTTTGGGCCATCAATTGAAAGCTACCACAGATGGTGAGCGTAGGTAACTGAGGTTGCAAAAACCACTTCCGAATCGGCTCTAGATCTATTTCGGGATATGCATCGAGCTCGGTGTTATGGCCGGAGAAAACGACGGCTCGCGCATGCTTGAAATGACTCTGTTTTGAGAAGGCAGAAAAGGACGGATAGCGGACAATGTGACAGGGTAGCTGGGTGAGTTCTTCAAATCGGTATTTGGTGCGCAAGCGGCGGTGCGCGACCGATTCCCAAACCACAGGATGTTTCTCAGGAAAATCGACGTGCTCGAGATCGACGAAGACTATCATTCCCATCGTTGCTGTAGCGTATTAGATAGATTGCAATGCTTGCTTCTCTTTGAGGTCACTGAGGCCTGCAAGATAAGGATCTTTGATGATTAAAAGTCATTCCATATTTCGCTAGCTTCATGTTCTCAAAGTCCTCTTTCATAAATAGTTACAGATTCTAAGTTTCTATTTAAGCATTACTTGGATATTGACGAAATTAGTTTGTTTTGCTTTTAGTATTTCATCGTCTCAAAGAGCTTCTTGCTCCCACGAAAGGGACCTGGACCAGACTGGAGGCGTCCTTGAATGATTCTTCTGAAGCTTTGTGTCGAAGCTTGGAAGCGCTGAACAGCTGCGAAAGCGGATATCCGTCGAGTAGCACACTGGTTGGTGACCATTCTTCATCTATTTCCGATTTGGGTCTATCCTTTGTCGGCTTAGCTTGAAATGAAGACGCTTTTATCCTCCTTCCAATCGACTTTTCTGACGCCGAGTTGTGCTTTAGTTGAGACATCGCGTGGAGGCATCCTCGTGGGGTGCATCAGTGAGGCGGTCAAGTATATGGATCGCGCAGGGCTAAGTTATCAACCGCTACGAGCTATTGTCTTGTCCGATACAACGCAGGTGCAGGGTATATCTAATTGGGCTTTTGAATTTCCGATTTATAAATCTCTCTTTGTGGATCGAAGTTTAGATGAGGGGCGCAAGCTCTCCGTCATAGGATCGAAAAAACAACTTCGGCGGGCGCGTGCTGTCATGTCGGTGACTTTAATGGGACCAAGCAAGCAGCTCTATAAGCGCTGGTCTCGGATGTATCCTGGAACCTCTGGACGTTTTCAGATGCTTTACAAAGCAAGCCGAACATTTCTCTCCGAAAAGGCTGATGGCACATCGATGGAGTTGGATGATCTGGTAGAGTTTATCCCATACACGCAGATGCGTCGCGTTGATTTGGGCGATCTATCGGTCGAGCATGTGGGTAAAGATTGGTTTCGTATCAGCGATGTAGAGAGAGGCGAGCTGGAGGATGTAAGGCTTTCTTTTGATCAAATTCCAGAGCCACCGTTCTCGCTCGATGCTTTGAAACAGCGGGATTTACAGAAACCGGAGTTTGGACTGTCAGTTCTGAGTAATGGAAATGGATTCGATGCTCGGAGCGGCTGTACGTCATTTGTCATCTGGATTGAGGGAGCGCCCTATCTTTGGGATGCTGGACCCTTTACGACACAATGCCTCCACGCTCATGGTCTGACGGTGAAGGACCTCGCTGGGGTCATTATTACTCATGTTCACGATGATCACGCCTCGATTGTAGAACTGCTCTCGATGGGTGAGCGCATCCGTCTTTTTGCCACTGTAGAGGTCTATGAAAGTCTGCTCATAAAATATGCCGCGGTCTTAGATCGCGATTTAGAGGATCCTCAAGAGCGGCGTGAGCTGGAGCAGTTTATGGATTTCGTTGCGGTGGAGCCTGGGGTGGAAATGCGCTTGGGTGCAGCGCGTTTTACGGCCCACCACACCCTCCATTCCATTCCCACAATTGGGGGCAAATTTGAAATGGGGGTGGGCGTCGACCCTGTCACCCTGCTTATCACGGGTGACCATGCCAGTGCTCGGCGTGTCCGCGAGGTAAGTATGACAGGTGGGTTACCTGGATCCTGGCTCAATCACTTGGAAACGATGGTCCAGGGAGACGAGGATTTGGTCATCTATGACGGAGGAGCAGATTCCGCGGGTATCCATGGTGACCCGATGGAGCCGGAACTACGCAATCTCTCGGCGGCGATGGGAGAACGGCTGCAATTCGGACATCGCTGTGGAGCTGTTTTACCGGATGGTCGAGAGATACCTGTTGCGGGTATGGGGAGCGAATTCGTGCTTATCGAAGGTGAAACAGTTCGCGAGGATTACTCAGCGCTCGTTTCGGCCTTTGGGATGTTTGGCTTTGTTGATGAGGTCGCTCTAGATCGACTCTGGGGAGAAGCGGAAGTCGTCGATTTTCAAGCGGATAAGGTGATATGCGAACAGGGCGCTCAGGCTGATTACGCTTATATCGTTTCCGGTGGTCAGATCGTGGTCGAGGGGCTTGAGGTAACCAACCCAATCATTCTGACTCGGGGCTGTATCTGTGGCGAGATGGCCGCTTTGACCGGAGCGCCGCGCAATGCGAGTCTGCATACCTTGAGTGCATCTCGTTTGATACGCATCTCTGTCGAAGTCTTTCAGCGATTTGTCATTGAAAACAGCCTACTTGAACGCTTCGAAAAACTTTGGGCACACCGCGACGTGGTCATACAGGTCAAAGGCTTTCGCGAGCTGCCGTTAGAAATCATTCATATTGTCACGAGGAATCTCCAGAGGATCGATCTAGATCGTGGTGAGGCCGTCATTAAGCAAGGCGATGCAACCGATGAGGCCTACATGATTGCTTCGGGAACACTCAAGGTGGACCGCGACGGCCATGTTGTAGCGACCTTGCGCGCAGGGGACCTCTTCGGGGAGAAGGCCGCTTTGACCGAAGGGCGTTCACCCCGAACCGCTACGATCCGAGCTCACACACCGTGCACCTTGCTGAGGTTTGAAGGCGGCGTGATACGCGAGCTGAATCGGCGTTATTTCGTGGTGAACCATATTCTTCGGCTTTTGTTGCGTGAGCGTAATCTCCTCAAAGACTAGATCTGCTCGGAGTTACTACCAATCTAAGCGAGCGGATACACCGATTTGTCGTGGATCTGCGGCCGAGATATAACGCTGAGCTTCGAAGCCGATGTCTGGGTCGTTGCCGAAGAAGAAGACGCGTTCTTCATACTCGGTATCGAAGAGGTTTTTGACCCAGAGGCTGACGCGCAGGCTGCTGAACGCGTAGCCGATGCTCCCATTAACGACGGTGAAACTACTGAGTTTGGCATCGTGGCTGTTCGATTGAAAATAGTCGCTGCGACCCGACCAGATCACGTTACCGAACCAGCTTTCATCGCCAGAAGCGTAAGCCAAACCGGTGCTGAAGGTATAGCGTGGGGTGGCCGCCAATTCACGACCACCGGCGCTGAGCCCATTTGCGAGGGTGAAGGTATCGAGTTCAGAGTCCAAAATCCCTGCAGTTGCT is part of the Opitutales bacterium genome and harbors:
- a CDS encoding Na+/H+ antiporter subunit C, giving the protein MEPVIAVLIGALVAGGIYCLLRRSVVKLVVGIVLISQGANLLVFASGGLLPGFPALIEPTEKLPPEVYGDPLPQAMVLTAIVIGFGLTAFMLALVFRAYEAVGDDDINAFNKTDT
- a CDS encoding Na+/H+ antiporter subunit D; amino-acid sequence: MTTLLPILIPLIGAIALLFGYKSLIWQRMGGLMASIATFVGSLVLLWETDQAGILVLQVGGWEAPFGISLVADRLSAVMVAVSSFMGAAVAAYSLSDIDEGRMRRFYFPLYLILLFGVNGAFLTGDLFNLYVWFEVMLIASFVLTVLGGEKAELEGGLKYVALNLLASAMFLIGAGIIYGKLGTLNMADIAQALIETDDAEWVISSSMLLLAAFGVKAGIFPFFFWLPASYHTPPAAVSAIFAGLLTKVGVYALIRAYTLLFAPIFDEVQMLLIVLAVLTMVTGVLGAASHFDMRRILSFHIVSQIGYMILGLAIMTPLALAAAIFYLVHHIIVKTNLFLVSGVVMKMKGSCDLAKVGGLYKAAPWLAVLFFIPAFSLGGIPPLSGFWAKFAVVKAGLDEGAWFSVGAALLVGVLTLFSMTKIWAEAFWKDQPEEHPEESAGLSRVAMAWMVAPVVIMSVCTVLIGFFGEPMLAFSERAAEQLLNPEAYITAVLNPAVDELP
- a CDS encoding Na+/H+ antiporter subunit E, with protein sequence MSRIIASLSFFLFYVKEVVTSNVRVAYDVLTPTHRMKPGVIELSIAGMTDTQVLAMANLITMTPGTLGLHVSEDKQRLFLHVMYLDKSPQETAAELEASYGKRVRDVF
- a CDS encoding monovalent cation/H(+) antiporter subunit G encodes the protein MDIVVAILIVLGAFFAFVAALGIVRMPDLYTRMHAATKAGAFGATLLLLAVVLHFQSVRTTVMAAIVIAFFYLTAPVAGQSLGRAAYRRKTPLWEETQVDRLEETGEIDRDS
- a CDS encoding putative Na+/H+ antiporter yields the protein MNPYRLILFFVCLLLPSSSILWAAGGGGHGNPDIHFPITEEEYAVKESHKAEELGRELTLFETIKLRAAADPFNVVAAVVFFLAVVHTFMAGYFNKLAHKFEHEHKYKVADETRVFVDGKKPVSFRATLFHFLGEVEAIFGIWLVPLLIAMVMMEPDGLTVAAHYVDTRNYTEPIFVVIIMAIASSRPVVQIAEKSLRMVAGLGKQTPAAWWLSILIVAPLLGSFITEPAAMTIAALLLGMQFYRFNPAPKFKYATLGLLFVNVSVGGTLTHFAAPPVLMVATKWHWNMPFMFTHFGWRAILGILISTALYYFIFRKHFKELGEKAKQTASESSDEPEPEPAPTWIVLVHLFFVAWTVLTLHHPAFFVGGFLFFLAFTIATQHHQYDIKLKSPLLVGFFLAGLVTHGGLQGWWISPVLSALSEIPLFIGATVLTAFNDNAAITFLASQVPAFNPDVVVNGVLKSKEGADLVRAQVLEYAVVAGAVTGGGLTVIANAPNPAGQSILSKYFGDGGISPLGLLFGALIPTLIMSVCFIVLPH
- a CDS encoding transposase, which codes for MRSRRIYGWGESVVYHCVTRTVNGEMLFGGSEKEMMRRMLRRIAEFSGVEVLTYAVMSNHVHVLVRVHEAAKAVSDAELIRRFRLLYPKPTEYQMMTIQVLEQALRENSERGQQMREQLKARMGNVSEFMKTLKQRFSIWFNRTRGRFGTLWCERFKSSVIHDCPEVLQVVGAYIELNPVRAGLVEDPKDYRFCGYAEALAGDAVMRAGVCSLVGEACAKNALATYRMVIFGKGAVPKRLGEGWVIPEASFDQVMQEQGQLPLAILLRQRIRFLTDGAVIGSSQFVKSYITAWSQRIGDRRRRKPTSCDEAVLSELHSFRNTRKSENP
- a CDS encoding gamma-glutamyl-gamma-aminobutyrate hydrolase family protein (Members of this family of hydrolases with an active site Cys residue belong to MEROPS family C26.), whose protein sequence is MIVFVDLEHVDFPEKHPVVWESVAHRRLRTKYRFEELTQLPCHIVRYPSFSAFSKQSHFKHARAVVFSGHNTELDAYPEIDLEPIRKWFLQPQLPTLTICGSFQLMAQTFGSKLGPMGKSDPTRHQHRDPVIPDSAARETGFCSITPAHKSALISAKSRVFQHHYWEVKTLPKAFHQIARSGACEIQGLQHTSLPIVGFQFHPEDYDEENRDGRSILRSWFSQHL
- a CDS encoding cyclic nucleotide-binding domain-containing protein — its product is MKTLLSSFQSTFLTPSCALVETSRGGILVGCISEAVKYMDRAGLSYQPLRAIVLSDTTQVQGISNWAFEFPIYKSLFVDRSLDEGRKLSVIGSKKQLRRARAVMSVTLMGPSKQLYKRWSRMYPGTSGRFQMLYKASRTFLSEKADGTSMELDDLVEFIPYTQMRRVDLGDLSVEHVGKDWFRISDVERGELEDVRLSFDQIPEPPFSLDALKQRDLQKPEFGLSVLSNGNGFDARSGCTSFVIWIEGAPYLWDAGPFTTQCLHAHGLTVKDLAGVIITHVHDDHASIVELLSMGERIRLFATVEVYESLLIKYAAVLDRDLEDPQERRELEQFMDFVAVEPGVEMRLGAARFTAHHTLHSIPTIGGKFEMGVGVDPVTLLITGDHASARRVREVSMTGGLPGSWLNHLETMVQGDEDLVIYDGGADSAGIHGDPMEPELRNLSAAMGERLQFGHRCGAVLPDGREIPVAGMGSEFVLIEGETVREDYSALVSAFGMFGFVDEVALDRLWGEAEVVDFQADKVICEQGAQADYAYIVSGGQIVVEGLEVTNPIILTRGCICGEMAALTGAPRNASLHTLSASRLIRISVEVFQRFVIENSLLERFEKLWAHRDVVIQVKGFRELPLEIIHIVTRNLQRIDLDRGEAVIKQGDATDEAYMIASGTLKVDRDGHVVATLRAGDLFGEKAALTEGRSPRTATIRAHTPCTLLRFEGGVIRELNRRYFVVNHILRLLLRERNLLKD